In a genomic window of Lycium ferocissimum isolate CSIRO_LF1 chromosome 9, AGI_CSIRO_Lferr_CH_V1, whole genome shotgun sequence:
- the LOC132069258 gene encoding ammonium transporter 2 member 5-like, whose amino-acid sequence MSNLLSPPAGFNFSQLPSNLIPDDANPPWMSKGDNAWQLVAATLVGLQSVPGLIILYGGAVKKKWAVNSAFMALYAFACVLLCWVCWGYRMSFGEKLIPIWGKVNVALEQDYLFHQAFLGKFPNATMVFFQFVFAAITLILIAGAVLGRMNFYAWMLFVPLWLTFSYTFGAYTIWSTGGRLSVAGIIDYSGGYVIHLSSGVAGFTAAYWVGPRSTKDRERFPPNNILLMLAGAGLLWMGWTGFNGGDPYQAGVDASLAVLNTHVAAATSLLTWLILDVIFFGKPSVIGAVQGMITGLVAITPAAGVVQGWAAIVIGLCSGSIPWFTMMVVHKKSELLQKVDDTMAVFHTHAVAGCLGGILTGLFANPKLCYLFYGNYNNYYGLLYGFHDGQIHKGFRQMGLQLLGILFVVVLNVVMTSLVCLIVQLFVPLRMSEEDMEIGDEAAHGEEAYAIWGQGDRLEKSAGFSAYNDDTAGAARSTYNTSRSQVEMV is encoded by the exons ATGAGTAATTTATTATCTCCTCCAGCTGGTTTTAACTTTTCTCAACTCCCTTCAAACTTGATTCCGGACGATGCGAATCCGCCATGGATGAGCAAAGGTGACAATGCATGGCAACTAGTTGCAGCCACCCTAGTGGGGTTACAAAGTGTACCAGGCCTTATAATACTGTATGGAGGTGCAGTAAAAAAGAAATGGGCAGTGAATTCAGCTTTCATGGCTTTGTATGCCTTTGCTTGTGTTCTACTTTGTTGGGTTTGCTGGGGATACAGGATGTCGTTTGGGGAAAAACTTATACCAATATGGGGGAAAGTAAACGTCGCGTTGGAACAAGATTACCTATTTCACCAAGCATTTCTGGGGAAGTTCCCTAATGCAACTATGGTTTTTTTCCAATTTGTTTTCGCGGCGATCACTTTGATTTTGATAGCGGGAGCAGTGCTCGGAAGAATGAATTTTTATGCTTGGATGCTGTTTGTTCCATTGTGGTTAACCTTTTCTTATACCTTTGGTGCATACACCATTTGGTCTACTGGTGGTCGGCTATCTGTTGCGGGTATCATTGACTATTCTGGTGGCTATGTCATCCATTTGTCTTCTGGGGTCGCTGGTTTTACCGCTGCTTATTGG GTGGGTCCAAGGTCAACAAAGGACAGAGAGAGATTTCCCCCAAATAACATACTTTTGATGCTGGCTGGGGCAGGACTACTGTGGATGGGGTGGACAGGGTTCAATGGAGGGGATCCATATCAAGCCGGCGTAGATGCATCCTTGGCTGTATTAAACACACATGTTGCTGCTGCTACAAGCTTGTTAACATGGCTCATTCTTGATGTCATCTTCTTTGGAAAGCCTTCCGTTATTGGTGCTGTCCAGGGCATGATCACTGGCTTAGTTGCAATCACCCCTGCTGCAG GTGTTGTACAAGGATGGGCAGCCATAGTCATAGGACTGTGCTCAGGCTCTATCCCATGGTTCACAATGATGGTAGTACACAAGAAGTCTGAGCTTCTTCAAAAAGTGGACGACACAATGGCTGTCTTCCATACCCACGCGGTGGCCGGATGCCTAGGAGGAATCCTCACAGGACTCTTTGCTAACCCAAAGCTATGCTACCTTTTCTACGGCAACTATAACAATTACTATGGCCTCTTATATGGTTTTCACGATGGACAAATCCACAAAGGATTCAGGCAAATGGGTCTCCAGCTTCTCGGGATTCTGTTTGTCGTGGTGTTGAACGTTGTGATGACAAGCTTGGTATGTTTAATAGTGCAGCTCTTTGTGCCACTGAGAATGTCAGAGGAAGACATGGAAATTGGAGATGAAGCTGCACATGGTGAGGAAGCTTATGCAATTTGGGGACAAGGTGATAGACTTGAGAAATCTGCTGGATTTTCAGCTTACAATGATGACACTGCTGGAGCTGCTAGGTCCACTTATAATACGTCTAGAAGTCAGGTCGAAATGGTCTAA